The genomic window TCTTCGCCACTGGCGTAGGCGTTGATTTCCGGCTTGTTTGAGTAAATAACATCGTAGTCGCACACCTTGACGGAGTGGATGGAGTGCTTTCTCTCCTTGCCCTTGTCATCCACCGTAAGCACGACCCTCGGCTCGTCCGAGGCATCCTCGCAGATGTCGGCCACCTTGTGCTTCCAGTCCCATCCTTCGCTGGGGAATTCGTTGCCATTGACGGCAAGGACGACCATTCCGGGTTTCAATCCGGCCTTATCCGCCGGACCGTTGGCCTGCACGGATTCGATGAAAACGTAATTTTCGCGGCCGCGAGGGAGATCAAGATAATCGATATACGCCTGCTGCCATTCTTCATCAATCGAATCAAGGGTACTCAGTTTCAAACCCTGTGCGTAGTTCCAGTTGTCTTTGCAAAACGGCATACCCGCTTGCAAAATGCGAAGCCCCACGCTTTCGGCCCTGTTTTCATATCCAAGGCGGCGTTCAAGGGCGAATGTCTTCTGGTAAAGCTGTTCTCGCTCAACCAGTTTTTCATCCACGTGTGGGTTGACGGTTGTGTTTCTGTAACATCCGCAGAGAATGACGGTTACCGCGGCCAGAGCAATCAGACGAACATGAGTACGCACAATAAACCTTCTCTCGATATTGAATTTCGACTCCTTTACCCGAAATTCTATCAGTAATCAATTGTGCATACTCGAAGGCTATGAATTCAGCCAGTTATTGAATACATCTCTTGCGCGTTTTGCATATTCTTCCTTGCGGAATTTCTTTGGCACACGCTTTTTGAGTCCCGGCATGAGGCCGAAGTTGATGTTGGAAGGTTGGAACCGTTTGTGCGGTGTGGTCTTCAGGTGCCCCATGAGCGCGCCGAGCGCGGTTTCCGCCGGAGGGTGACTCAGGTCGTTGCCTTCGAGTCTCGCACGCAGGAGCATGCCGAGCCACAATCCACAGGCGGCGGATTCAAGGTACCCTTCGACACCGGTTATCTGGCCTGCAAGGAAGACACCCGGCCGGGCCTTGAGCTCCAGTTCTTCGCTCAGCACTTCCGGTGCATTCACGTAAGTGTTGCGGTGAATGGAACCAAGACGCAGGAACTCGGCATTCTCCAGTCCCGGAATCATGCGGAAGATGCGTTTCTGCTCGGGGTATTTGAGCTTGGTCTGAAAACCTACGAGGTTGAAGGCGGTCTTGTCGCGATTCTCGGCCCTCAGCTGCACAACGGCGAAAGGCTGCTCCTCGCTGTGCGGATTGGTCAGCCCTACCGGCTTGAGAGGGCCGAATGCCAGCGTCATCTCGCCGCGCTCGGCCATCTCCTCCACCGGCAGGCAGCCCTCGAAATGTATTTCCTTTTCAAAGTCCCTAGCCTGAACCTTTTCCCCTTCCATAAGGGCTTTGATGAACGACTTGTACTCGTCCTCGGTCATGGGGCAGTTCAGATAGTCATCATCCTCGGGCCGCCAGCGGGAACCCCAGAACGCCTTGGAAAAATCTATGGAGTCACGCGTCACGATGGGCGCGATTGCGTCGTAGAAATACAGTCCCTCTCCGCCCACGGTCTGTGTCAGGCTCTGCGCAAGCGGCTCGCTCGCCAACGGTCCGGCGGTGATGCAGACCGCGTCGAAGCCCTGAATGCGTTCGTCATCAAGGGAGGTTATTTCCTCACGCTTGAGTTCAATGTTTTCATGAGACTCGATGCGGTCCGTTATGTGGCGGGAGAACAGCTCGCGGTCCACGGCCAGAGCCTTGCCTGCCGGAACCGAGGTGGCGTCGGCCGCTTCCATTACGAGGCTTCCCAGCTCATGCATTTCAGCATTGAGCAGGCCAACGCCTGCGGTGATGTCCGCGGAACGGAAAGAGTTGGAGCAGATCAGCTCGGCAAGAGTGTCGCGCTCATGGGCCTGCGAGTACTTGACGGGTTTCATTTCGAAAAGCGTCACGGAAACACCGGATTCCGCCAGTTTCCAAGCACATTCGCATCCGGCCAGTCCTGCGCCGACAACGGCTACCTTCTTCACGTTCACTCCCGGGGATCGTTGTTAAATGGACGGATTTGCTGTATACATCCGGAAACTCCGGAGTATCGACCCACATGGCGCAACCCGTCCTCGAAATCAAGGGCCTCACGACCAGCTTCGCCAGCCCCAAGGGCGTGGCCAAGGCGGTGGATACCGTCAGCCTGTCCGTAATGCAAGGCGAAACCCTTGCCCTTGTCGGAGAATCGGGCTGCGGCAAGTCGGTACTGGCCCTTTCCGTCATGGGGCTCGTCCCGGATCCGCCAGGCCGGATCACGCACGGACACATCCTTTTCCATGGCGACGATACCACCGAAATGGACCCTGACCAGCTCAGGGCCATGCGCGGCAATCGCATTTCCATGGTCTTTCAGGAACCCATGACCGCCCTAAACCCTGTTTTTCGCGTGGGCGAACAGATCGCCGAGGCCGTGCGGCTGCACATGAACCTGTCACGGGCCGAAGCCGACGCTCGCGCCGTGGAGACACTGCGGCTCACAGGAGTTCCGCACCCTGAGCGGGTCGCCAGGTCCTTTCCCCACGAGCTTTCGGGCGGGCTGCGGCAGCGGGTCGTCATTGCCATCGCGCTAGCCTGTGAACCGGAGCTTTTGCTCGCAGACGAACCCACGACCGCGCTCGACGTGACCATACAGGCGCAGGTGCTCGAACTCATGTCCGAGCTCAAGGAGCGCATGAATGGATCGCTCATGCTGATCACGCACGACCTCGGCGTGGTGGCGGGCATGGCGGACCGCGTGGCGGTCATGTATGCTGGCGAGCTGGTGGAGCTCTCTCCTGCCGAAGATTTTTTTTCCGAGCCGCTGCATCCCTACTCGCAGGGACTCATGGCCTCGGTGCCGAGACTTGGCGACAGAACGCCGGTTCAGGCGCTGCCCGGCACGGTCCCATCCATTTTTCATCGCCCCGAAGGATGCCGCTTTCATCCCCGATGCCCGCATTGCATGGATATCTGCCGTACCGTTCCGCCGCGCGAGGTGGTGCGTGAGGGAAGGCACCTGCGCTGCTGGCTGTTCGACAAGGGGGTGAAGGGATGACCGCCCTGCTCACCCTCTCGGAACTGACCAAGACCTACCGTGTTCGCGGCGGACTGCTGGGCCTTGAAGCCTCGCGTCTTCGCGCCGTGGACAGGGTGAGCCTGACCATGCGCGAGGGTGAAACCATGGGTCTCGTGGGCGAATCCGGGTGCGGCAAGTCCACTCTCGGCAGGCTCGTCTGTGGCCTGGAACCGCCGGACTCCGGACAGATCGAATTCAAAGGCAAGGCGCTTGATGATTGGGACGATCGCGAGCTTCGGCGCAGCATCCAGATCATATTTCAGGACCCGTATTCCTCGCTCAATCCCCGCCAAAGTATCGGTTCCGCGGTCAGGGAGCCGTTGGACATCCACAAGCTCGGCAACCGTGCCGAGAGAAAGGCCGAAGCCGTCAGGCTACTGAAACAGGTCGGGCTGGATGAGGATTACGCCTCGCGCTACCCGCACGAATTCTCCGGGGGACAGCGTCAGCGCATCGCCATTGCCCGCGCGTTGGCCCTCAAGCCGGAACTGATCGTCTGCGACGAGCCGGTCTCCGCGCTGGATGTCTGCGTACAGGCGCAGGTGCTCTCCCTGCTGCGCGAGTTGCAGAGCAGCTTTGGCCTGACATATCTCTTCATTTCGCATGACCTGTCCGTGGTCAGCAATCTGTGCGACCGCGTGGCCGTCATGTATCTTGGAAGAATTGTTGAACTCGCCAAAAGCGAGACATTGTTTGCGGGCGCCAGGCATCCCTACACGCAGGCGCTTCTCGCGGCGGTGCCTGTCCCGATCCCCGGTGCGGTGAGCAACGCCGTCAAACTTCAGGGTGAACCACCCAACCCCGCCGCGCCGCCTTCGGGATGTCCATTTCACCCGCGCTGTCCCAAGGCGTTTGACAAATGCCCCAAAGAGGAGCCGCCGCTCAAGGAAGTCGCTCCGGGCGTGGAAGCTGCCTGCTGGCTGTATTGAAACCGTAAAGACCTTCAAGGAATCAGAGACCATGAACCGTCAGGAAGCCTTTGAACTGCTGAAGAAGCACAACAGCGAAGACAACCTCATCAACCACGCCCTGGAATCCGAAGCCGTCATGCGTGCGCTGGCTGGCAAGCTCGGCAAGGATGAAGATCTCTGGGGCGTCACCGGCCTGCTGCACGATCTTGACTACGCCGGAACCAAGGAAAACGGCGAACGGCACGGCCTCGATACGGTCGATATGCTTGACGGCGCCCTGCCCGAAGACGCGATCAACGCCATCCGTCGCCACGCCTGTGAGATGAACGGGGCCGAAGACCCGGAAACCGAGTTCGACTACGCGCTTCGCTGCGGCGAGACCGTCACCGGCCTCATCCACGCGGCGGCCCTCGTCCGCCCCACCAAGATGGACGGCATGAAGGCCAAAAGCCTCAAGAAGAAGATGAAGGACAAGGCTTTTGCGGCCAGTGTCAACCGTGACTGCATTCGTGAATGCGAGAAAATCGGCATGGATCTCGGCGAATTTCTGACGCTTTCCATCGGTGCCATCGCGGCCATCGCCCCGGAAGTGGACCTGGCCTGATCTTGCGGGACGACCTGCCGTGTGCTACCTGATCGCATCACGTAGCACACCCGTCAGCCCGGAGTAACCTCTTGCCGGAATCAACCGAACCGTTCGCGCATACCGCCTCACCGGTCCACTCGCTGGACCCGCGTTTCAGGCTGCTTGCCGCAGTGGTCCTGACTGTGCCCGCCGCGCTGTTGACGAGTCCCGTGGCGGCCGGTGGCGCCCTGCTTGTGGGGGCTTTGCTCGCGTTTGCGGCGCGGCTTCCGTTTGGGCGGCTGGCAAAGCGGTTGCTGGCGGTCAACTTCTTTACGCTTTTCATGTGGATATTTCTTCCTTTCAGCACCCCTGGTACGCCGCTGACGAGTGTTGCCGGGCTTGAAGTGACCTTGGAAGGTCTTCGGCTGGCCGGGCTTATTACCCTGAAGACCAACGCCGTAGTGCTCTCGCTTACGGCGCTTATGGGCAGCATCCCGGTTCGCGACCTGGGTCCGGCCATGCAGTCCCTGCGCGTGCCCGACAAGCTCTGCCACATGCTGGTTTTCACGCATCGGTACGCCGTGCTGATCCGCGAGGAGCTGGACCGGATGAACCGAGCAGCGCGTGCCCGCGGCTTTCGTCCCCGCACTGACATGCACACCTACCGCTCCTATGCATGGTTGGCCGGGATGCTGTTGGTGCGCAGCTGGGACCGGGCCGAGCGTGTTCGTGACGCCATGATTTGCCGGGGCTTCTCCGGACGCTTCCACTCCCTCGCCATATTCCGAACATCCGGGCGTGATGTGGCTTTCCTGACCCTCATCCTGCTCGTCGCCGCCGGACTCATCTGGCTAGAATTCATCCGGAGGACCGCATGAACGACCACCTCGTCGAACTGCAACAGATTTCCTACGCGTGGCCCGGTCGCGGGAAGGTGCTCGACAACCTCGACCTGACCGTGCATCAAGGCGAAAGTCTGGGGCTCATGGGACCCAACGGTGCCGGAAAAACCACCCTGCTGCACGTGCTGATGGGATTGATCAAGCCCGATGGCGGCAGCATCCGTATTTTCGATCAGTCCGTGGAGACTTCTGACGACTTTGAACGGGTCCGGTTGAAAATCGGTTTCATGTTCCAGAATGCGGACGATCAGCTCTTCTGCCCTTCGGTTCTTGACGACGTGGCCTTCGGCCCGCTGAATCAGGGCATGGACCGCGCCGAGGCGCGTGAACTCGCCGTGAGCACGCTCGAATCTCTCGGGCTGCACGGCTTCGAGGATCGCGTCCCGTACCGACTTTCCGGCGGCGAAAAGCGGCTTGTGGCGCTGGCTACCGTTCTCTCCATGCGCCCCGGCCTGCTGGTGCTCGACGAGCCTACCACCGGCCTGTCTCCCGAGGCGCGGGAGCAACTGGTCGAGACGCTTAATTCATTGGACGTCCCCAAGCTCATTGTCTCCCACGAGGCCGATTTTCTCGATGCCACCACGCAGCGTATCGCCGCCATGAAGGACGGAAGAGTAGTCTCGGGAACCCTTGTTCCGCATACCCATACCCACGTCCACGTAGAGGGCGACGTCCCGCATCGGCACGACTAGCCGAACCGGCCGCGATCCAGATCGATCAGACTGGGGAGGATTTTCCTGCCTCCCGCCTCTTGGCTTTTTCCGTAAAATGGCTATCCTGTCGGGATGCACTTGATCGAGGAGCGAATCGTTGAGCAGTCCTGAACTCTCGGAGCGCATGACGCGTTCTCCCTATAAAACCATCTGGGGACTTGCCTGGCCGCAGGTACTCATGATGGTATTCCATTTTTTTATCGGTATGGCCGACGTATGGGTGGCGGGCAAGATCAACCGCGAAGTTCAGGCCTCGCTGGGAATCATCACCCAATCCCTGTTCTTTTTGCTGGTCGTGGCCATCGCCGTGGCCAACGGTGCGGTCGCGGCCATCAGCCAGTCCGAGGGCGCCGGACTCCATAAGCGGGTCAAGCGCTACGTCAGTCTTGCCGTAGCCTGTGCGCTGGCGCTCGGGGGCGTTTTCCTCCTCGTGGGGATGCCCTGCCGCGGGCTTTTGCAGGACGCGCTGCAGGTGCCGCAGGAGATGCGCTACGTCACGGAGTATTTCCTCAACGTCTACCTGATGATCCTGCCCTCCTATTATCTGCTCATCACCACAAACGCCGTTTTCAGGGCCCGCAAGCAGGTCATGGTGCCGCTGTATTCCATGGTGGTCGTGACCACCGTCAACGCGGTCATGGACGTTGGCCTCGGGCTTGGCATGTGGGGGCTGCCCAACCTCGGATACAAAGGGCTCGCGTGGGCAACCTTCGGCTCCGTGACGGCCGGGGCGAT from Desulfovibrio oxyclinae DSM 11498 includes these protein-coding regions:
- a CDS encoding M48 family metallopeptidase — translated: MRTHVRLIALAAVTVILCGCYRNTTVNPHVDEKLVEREQLYQKTFALERRLGYENRAESVGLRILQAGMPFCKDNWNYAQGLKLSTLDSIDEEWQQAYIDYLDLPRGRENYVFIESVQANGPADKAGLKPGMVVLAVNGNEFPSEGWDWKHKVADICEDASDEPRVVLTVDDKGKERKHSIHSVKVCDYDVIYSNKPEINAYASGEEIIICKGIIKEFTNDSQLALIVGHELGHNIAGHIDQSQAALNTGLFVDILITGLTGVSSNAGVSIANQMNYSNSIDHEKEADYLGLYFAYRGGYNVEDAANVWRGMGAESPYAISHDTTHPNSASRYVYINETYDEIIEKEQRNEVILPNLTQEALDHYGGVEEVPYGSPRERGEIIASK
- the trmFO gene encoding methylenetetrahydrofolate--tRNA-(uracil(54)-C(5))-methyltransferase (FADH(2)-oxidizing) TrmFO; amino-acid sequence: MKKVAVVGAGLAGCECAWKLAESGVSVTLFEMKPVKYSQAHERDTLAELICSNSFRSADITAGVGLLNAEMHELGSLVMEAADATSVPAGKALAVDRELFSRHITDRIESHENIELKREEITSLDDERIQGFDAVCITAGPLASEPLAQSLTQTVGGEGLYFYDAIAPIVTRDSIDFSKAFWGSRWRPEDDDYLNCPMTEDEYKSFIKALMEGEKVQARDFEKEIHFEGCLPVEEMAERGEMTLAFGPLKPVGLTNPHSEEQPFAVVQLRAENRDKTAFNLVGFQTKLKYPEQKRIFRMIPGLENAEFLRLGSIHRNTYVNAPEVLSEELELKARPGVFLAGQITGVEGYLESAACGLWLGMLLRARLEGNDLSHPPAETALGALMGHLKTTPHKRFQPSNINFGLMPGLKKRVPKKFRKEEYAKRARDVFNNWLNS
- a CDS encoding ABC transporter ATP-binding protein, with amino-acid sequence MAQPVLEIKGLTTSFASPKGVAKAVDTVSLSVMQGETLALVGESGCGKSVLALSVMGLVPDPPGRITHGHILFHGDDTTEMDPDQLRAMRGNRISMVFQEPMTALNPVFRVGEQIAEAVRLHMNLSRAEADARAVETLRLTGVPHPERVARSFPHELSGGLRQRVVIAIALACEPELLLADEPTTALDVTIQAQVLELMSELKERMNGSLMLITHDLGVVAGMADRVAVMYAGELVELSPAEDFFSEPLHPYSQGLMASVPRLGDRTPVQALPGTVPSIFHRPEGCRFHPRCPHCMDICRTVPPREVVREGRHLRCWLFDKGVKG
- a CDS encoding ABC transporter ATP-binding protein, which produces MTALLTLSELTKTYRVRGGLLGLEASRLRAVDRVSLTMREGETMGLVGESGCGKSTLGRLVCGLEPPDSGQIEFKGKALDDWDDRELRRSIQIIFQDPYSSLNPRQSIGSAVREPLDIHKLGNRAERKAEAVRLLKQVGLDEDYASRYPHEFSGGQRQRIAIARALALKPELIVCDEPVSALDVCVQAQVLSLLRELQSSFGLTYLFISHDLSVVSNLCDRVAVMYLGRIVELAKSETLFAGARHPYTQALLAAVPVPIPGAVSNAVKLQGEPPNPAAPPSGCPFHPRCPKAFDKCPKEEPPLKEVAPGVEAACWLY
- a CDS encoding HDIG domain-containing metalloprotein, with the translated sequence MNRQEAFELLKKHNSEDNLINHALESEAVMRALAGKLGKDEDLWGVTGLLHDLDYAGTKENGERHGLDTVDMLDGALPEDAINAIRRHACEMNGAEDPETEFDYALRCGETVTGLIHAAALVRPTKMDGMKAKSLKKKMKDKAFAASVNRDCIRECEKIGMDLGEFLTLSIGAIAAIAPEVDLA
- the cbiQ gene encoding cobalt ECF transporter T component CbiQ, translated to MPESTEPFAHTASPVHSLDPRFRLLAAVVLTVPAALLTSPVAAGGALLVGALLAFAARLPFGRLAKRLLAVNFFTLFMWIFLPFSTPGTPLTSVAGLEVTLEGLRLAGLITLKTNAVVLSLTALMGSIPVRDLGPAMQSLRVPDKLCHMLVFTHRYAVLIREELDRMNRAARARGFRPRTDMHTYRSYAWLAGMLLVRSWDRAERVRDAMICRGFSGRFHSLAIFRTSGRDVAFLTLILLVAAGLIWLEFIRRTA
- a CDS encoding energy-coupling factor ABC transporter ATP-binding protein, whose product is MNDHLVELQQISYAWPGRGKVLDNLDLTVHQGESLGLMGPNGAGKTTLLHVLMGLIKPDGGSIRIFDQSVETSDDFERVRLKIGFMFQNADDQLFCPSVLDDVAFGPLNQGMDRAEARELAVSTLESLGLHGFEDRVPYRLSGGEKRLVALATVLSMRPGLLVLDEPTTGLSPEAREQLVETLNSLDVPKLIVSHEADFLDATTQRIAAMKDGRVVSGTLVPHTHTHVHVEGDVPHRHD